A single genomic interval of Streptomyces sp. BA2 harbors:
- a CDS encoding ABC transporter permease: MSAPAPAPAASTEPGTERATAPGYRPGRTLPLRVEAVRQLKRRRTLVMGGVMGLLPFVLLIAFTVAGSPESRSGRVTLMDTATASGANFAATCLFVSAGFLLVIPVALFCGDTVASEASWSSLRYLLAAPVPRARLLFSKLAVALGLSAAAMILLPLIALAVGTVAYGWGPLQIPTGGALPAGTAAQRLVIVVAYIFVSQLVTAALAFWLSTKTDAPLGAVGGAVGLTIVGNVLDAVTALGSWRDFLPAHWQFAWADAIQPRMEWGGMIQGSAVSVTYALVLFALAFRGFARKDVVS, translated from the coding sequence ATGAGCGCCCCAGCCCCAGCCCCAGCCGCATCCACGGAGCCGGGCACGGAACGCGCCACGGCCCCCGGATACCGCCCCGGCCGCACGCTGCCGCTGCGGGTCGAGGCGGTCCGCCAGCTGAAGCGGCGCAGGACGCTGGTCATGGGCGGCGTGATGGGCCTGCTGCCCTTCGTGCTGCTCATCGCGTTCACCGTCGCCGGGTCGCCGGAGTCCCGAAGCGGCCGGGTGACGCTGATGGACACGGCCACGGCGTCGGGCGCGAACTTCGCCGCGACGTGTCTGTTCGTGTCGGCGGGCTTCTTGCTGGTCATCCCGGTCGCGCTGTTCTGCGGGGACACGGTCGCCTCGGAGGCGAGCTGGTCGTCCCTCCGCTATCTGCTCGCGGCGCCGGTGCCGCGGGCCCGCCTCCTGTTCTCGAAGCTGGCGGTCGCGCTCGGCCTCAGCGCCGCGGCGATGATCCTGCTCCCGCTGATCGCCCTCGCGGTCGGGACAGTGGCCTACGGCTGGGGCCCGCTGCAGATCCCGACCGGCGGAGCACTGCCCGCGGGGACGGCAGCGCAGCGCCTGGTGATCGTCGTGGCGTACATCTTCGTCTCCCAACTGGTCACGGCCGCCCTCGCGTTCTGGCTCTCGACCAAGACCGACGCGCCGCTGGGAGCGGTGGGCGGCGCGGTCGGCCTGACCATCGTCGGCAACGTCCTCGACGCGGTGACGGCACTGGGCAGCTGGCGCGACTTCCTGCCGGCGCACTGGCAGTTCGCGTGGGCGGACGCGATCCAGCCGAGGATGGAGTGGGGCGGAATGATCCAGGGCTCGGCGGTCTCGGTGACGTACGCACTGGTGCTTTTCGCGCTGGCGTTCCGGGGGTTCGCGCGGAAGGACGTGGTGTCGTAG
- a CDS encoding alpha/beta fold hydrolase: protein MDLRLPRRRLLAAAAALAVLVGAGTWTAAASDDGPAVHREDRMMRMPGAGGAKIDTSYFTAGDPGTKRPAVLIGHGFGGSKDDLRAQAEDLAAKGYAVLTWSARSFGKSTGKIGLNDPKGEVADARGLIDWLAERPEVQLDKKGDPRVGMTGASYGGAVSLLAAGYDDRVDAIAPQITYWNLSDALFPNGVFKKLWAGLFINTGGGCERFEKRLCEMYNRVAVAGKPDAEASKLLAERSPAAVGDRIKVPALLFQGQTDSLFPLGQADATAKAIRGNHAPVSVDWISGGHDGGDREIGRVNARIGSWFDRYLKDDKSADTGPAFRVTRTGGVDSTDGAAQLRGASGDTYPGLENGQRDIALSGREPQRVENPAGAAPPAISALPGAGGGGLGQLSSLGVGVSLDFPGQHAAFQSAPLKDDLRVTGSPKVRVHVKSDSEDAVLFGKVYDVGPGGGQKVLPSQLVSPIRVEGAKAGKDVTLTLPAVDHDLQKGHRLRLVLASTDLGYASPAQPATYTVSVKGDLKVPTAPGVKTAAAPLPAWVWWLPASGAAIAVLLLITARRRTSAPAPDPELAEVPLRITDLSKRYAKSADRYAVRDVSFSVEKGQVLGLLGPNGAGKTTTLRMLMGLIRPDAGEIRVFGQAIRPGAPVLSRVGAFVEGAGFLPHLSGRENLELYWKATGRPAEDARMDEALEIAGLGDALARAVRTYSQGMRQRLAIAQAMLGMPDLLILDEPTNGLDPPQIREMREVMIRYASGGRTVIVSSHLLAEVEQSCTHLVVMDRGRLVQAGPVSEIVGSGDTLLVGLADDVSDPMVDKVAALPGVASAARADGGLLVRLDGTDGASAARLLPELVRLELPVESMGPHRRLEDAFLTLIDGGTA from the coding sequence ATGGATCTACGACTGCCCAGGCGCAGACTGCTCGCCGCCGCGGCCGCCCTCGCCGTCCTGGTGGGGGCGGGCACGTGGACGGCGGCGGCATCGGACGACGGGCCCGCCGTGCACCGCGAGGACCGCATGATGCGGATGCCCGGCGCGGGCGGCGCGAAGATCGACACCTCGTACTTCACGGCGGGGGACCCCGGCACGAAGCGCCCCGCGGTCCTCATCGGCCACGGCTTCGGCGGCAGCAAGGACGACCTGCGCGCCCAGGCGGAGGACCTGGCGGCCAAGGGGTACGCGGTCCTGACCTGGTCCGCCCGCAGCTTCGGAAAGTCCACCGGCAAGATCGGCCTCAACGACCCGAAGGGCGAGGTCGCCGACGCCCGTGGGCTCATCGACTGGCTGGCCGAGCGGCCCGAGGTGCAGCTGGACAAGAAGGGCGACCCCCGCGTGGGCATGACCGGTGCCTCGTACGGAGGCGCGGTCTCCCTCCTCGCCGCCGGGTACGACGACCGGGTGGACGCCATCGCCCCCCAGATCACGTACTGGAACCTCAGCGACGCCCTCTTCCCGAACGGCGTGTTCAAGAAGCTCTGGGCCGGCCTCTTCATCAACACCGGCGGCGGCTGCGAGCGGTTCGAGAAGCGGCTCTGTGAGATGTACAACCGCGTCGCCGTGGCCGGGAAGCCGGACGCCGAGGCGAGCAAGCTCCTCGCCGAGCGAAGCCCCGCCGCCGTCGGCGACCGCATCAAGGTGCCCGCCCTGCTCTTCCAGGGCCAGACCGACTCCCTCTTCCCGCTCGGCCAGGCCGACGCCACGGCCAAGGCGATCCGCGGCAACCACGCTCCCGTGTCCGTCGACTGGATCTCGGGCGGCCATGACGGCGGCGACCGCGAGATCGGGCGCGTGAACGCACGCATCGGATCGTGGTTCGACCGCTATCTGAAGGACGACAAGAGCGCGGACACCGGCCCCGCCTTCCGGGTCACCCGCACCGGAGGCGTCGACTCCACCGACGGCGCGGCACAGCTGCGGGGCGCGAGCGGCGACACGTACCCCGGTCTGGAGAACGGGCAGCGGGACATCGCGCTCAGCGGACGCGAGCCGCAGCGCGTCGAGAACCCCGCGGGGGCCGCACCGCCCGCCATCTCCGCGCTCCCCGGCGCGGGCGGCGGCGGTCTTGGCCAGCTCTCCTCGCTCGGCGTCGGAGTCTCCCTCGACTTCCCCGGCCAGCACGCCGCGTTCCAGTCGGCGCCGCTCAAGGACGACCTGCGGGTCACCGGGTCACCGAAGGTGCGGGTGCACGTCAAGTCCGACAGCGAGGACGCCGTGCTCTTCGGAAAGGTGTACGACGTGGGGCCCGGCGGCGGGCAGAAGGTGCTGCCCTCGCAGCTGGTCTCGCCGATCCGCGTGGAGGGCGCGAAGGCGGGCAAGGACGTCACCCTCACCCTGCCGGCCGTCGACCACGACCTCCAGAAGGGCCACCGCCTCCGCCTCGTCCTCGCCTCGACGGACCTCGGTTACGCCTCTCCGGCGCAGCCCGCCACGTACACCGTGTCCGTCAAGGGCGACCTGAAGGTCCCCACGGCGCCCGGCGTGAAGACGGCGGCGGCTCCGCTGCCCGCCTGGGTGTGGTGGCTCCCGGCGTCCGGAGCGGCCATCGCGGTGCTGCTCCTGATCACCGCCCGGCGGCGGACATCGGCGCCCGCGCCGGACCCGGAGCTGGCCGAAGTGCCCCTTCGGATCACGGACTTGAGCAAGCGGTACGCGAAGTCGGCGGACCGTTACGCGGTCCGTGACGTCTCCTTCAGCGTCGAGAAGGGGCAGGTGCTCGGCCTCCTGGGTCCGAACGGCGCGGGCAAGACGACGACCCTGCGCATGCTCATGGGCCTGATCCGGCCCGACGCGGGCGAGATCCGCGTCTTCGGGCAGGCGATCCGGCCGGGCGCTCCGGTCCTCTCCAGGGTCGGCGCGTTCGTCGAGGGCGCGGGCTTCCTGCCGCACCTCTCCGGCCGCGAGAATCTGGAGCTGTACTGGAAGGCCACCGGGCGCCCCGCCGAAGACGCCCGCATGGACGAGGCGTTGGAGATCGCCGGGCTCGGCGACGCGCTGGCCCGCGCGGTGCGGACGTACTCGCAGGGCATGCGGCAGCGGCTCGCGATCGCCCAGGCGATGCTCGGCATGCCGGACCTGCTGATCCTCGACGAACCGACGAACGGCCTCGACCCGCCACAGATCCGCGAGATGCGCGAGGTGATGATCCGGTACGCGTCGGGCGGCCGCACGGTCATCGTCTCCAGCCACCTCCTCGCCGAGGTCGAGCAGTCCTGCACCCACCTGGTGGTCATGGACCGCGGCCGCCTTGTCCAGGCGGGCCCGGTCTCCGAGATCGTCGGCTCCGGCGACACGCTCCTGGTGGGGCTCGCGGACGACGTCTCCGACCCCATGGTCGACAAGGTCGCCGCCCTGCCCGGCGTGGCATCGGCGGCCCGCGCGGACGGCGGCCTCCTGGTACGCCTCGACGGCACGGACGGCGCGAGCGCGGCACGGCTGCTGCCCGAACTGGTGCGCCTGGAGCTGCCGGTGGAGTCCATGGGGCCGCACCGCCGCCTCGAAGACGCGTTCCTGACCCTGATCGACGGAGGCACCGCATGA
- the mmsA gene encoding CoA-acylating methylmalonate-semialdehyde dehydrogenase: MTKTVNHWIGGKTVEGASGTYGPVTDPATGAVTTQVAFANVDEVDAAVAAAREAYATWGKSSLAKRTSVLFAFRALLDANRDAIAELITAEHGKVHSDALGEVARGLEIVDLACGITVQLKGELSTEVASRVDVSSIRQPLGVVAGITPFNFPAMVPMWMFPLAIACGNTFVLKPSEKDPSASMKIAELLSEAGLPDGVFNVVHGDKVAVDRLLEHPDVAAVSFVGSTPIARYIHTTATANGKRVQALGGAKNHMLVLPDADLDAAADAAVSAAYGSAGERCMAISAVVAVGAVGDELVAKIKERAEKIKIGPGNDPTSEMGPLITAAHRDKVASYVTGAAAEGCEVVLDGTGHTVDGFEDGHWIGLSLLDRVPVTANAYKDEIFGPVLCVLRVDTYEEGVALMNASPFGNGTAIFTRDGGAARRFQLEIEAGMVGVNVPIPVPVGYHSFGGWKDSLFGDHHIYGNDGTHFYTRGKVVTTRWPDPSDAPAGVDLGFPRNH; encoded by the coding sequence ATGACGAAGACCGTCAACCACTGGATCGGTGGCAAGACTGTCGAGGGCGCGTCGGGTACGTACGGCCCGGTGACCGACCCCGCGACCGGCGCCGTCACCACGCAGGTCGCTTTCGCGAACGTCGACGAGGTGGACGCCGCCGTCGCCGCCGCGCGCGAGGCGTACGCCACGTGGGGCAAGTCCTCGCTCGCCAAGCGCACCTCGGTCCTCTTCGCCTTCCGCGCGCTCCTCGACGCCAACCGTGACGCGATCGCCGAGCTGATCACCGCCGAGCACGGCAAGGTGCACTCGGACGCGCTCGGCGAGGTCGCCCGCGGCCTGGAGATCGTGGACCTCGCGTGCGGGATCACGGTCCAGCTGAAGGGCGAGCTGTCGACGGAGGTCGCCTCGCGCGTGGACGTGTCGTCCATCCGCCAGCCGCTGGGCGTCGTCGCGGGCATCACGCCGTTCAACTTCCCGGCCATGGTGCCGATGTGGATGTTCCCGCTGGCCATCGCGTGCGGCAACACCTTCGTCCTGAAGCCGTCGGAGAAGGACCCCTCGGCCTCGATGAAGATCGCCGAGCTGCTCTCCGAGGCAGGACTCCCGGACGGCGTCTTCAACGTCGTACACGGTGACAAGGTGGCCGTCGACCGCCTCCTGGAGCACCCGGACGTGGCGGCCGTCTCCTTCGTGGGCTCCACGCCGATCGCCCGCTACATCCACACCACCGCGACCGCCAACGGCAAGCGCGTCCAGGCGCTCGGCGGCGCCAAGAACCACATGCTCGTCCTGCCGGACGCCGACCTCGACGCGGCGGCCGACGCGGCCGTCTCGGCGGCGTACGGCTCGGCTGGCGAGCGCTGCATGGCCATCTCGGCCGTGGTCGCGGTCGGGGCGGTCGGCGACGAGCTCGTCGCGAAGATCAAGGAGCGGGCCGAGAAGATCAAGATCGGCCCCGGCAACGACCCGACCTCCGAGATGGGCCCGCTGATCACCGCGGCCCACCGCGACAAGGTCGCCTCGTACGTCACGGGTGCGGCGGCGGAGGGCTGCGAGGTCGTCCTCGACGGCACGGGCCACACGGTCGACGGCTTCGAGGACGGCCACTGGATCGGCCTCTCGCTCCTGGACCGCGTGCCGGTGACGGCCAACGCGTACAAGGACGAGATCTTCGGTCCCGTCCTGTGCGTGCTGCGGGTCGACACCTACGAGGAGGGCGTGGCGCTGATGAACGCGTCGCCCTTCGGCAACGGCACGGCGATCTTCACGCGTGACGGCGGCGCCGCGCGCCGCTTCCAGCTGGAGATCGAGGCGGGAATGGTGGGCGTGAACGTCCCGATCCCGGTGCCGGTCGGCTACCACTCCTTCGGTGGCTGGAAGGACTCCCTCTTCGGAGATCACCACATCTACGGAAATGACGGGACGCACTTCTACACCCGGGGCAAGGTGGTCACCACCCGCTGGCCCGACCCGTCGGACGCACCGGCGGGCGTCGACCTGGGCTTCCCGCGCAATCACTGA
- the iolD gene encoding 3D-(3,5/4)-trihydroxycyclohexane-1,2-dione acylhydrolase (decyclizing), with protein sequence MTTTRLTTAQALVRFLSRQFTERDGERQRLIGATWGIFGHGNVAGIGQALVEYGDEMPYLQGRNEQAMVHAAVGYARQSGRLSTHAVTTSIGPGATNLVTGAALATVNHLPVLLLPGDIFAARPADPVLQQLEVPYAGDVSVNDCLRPVSKYFDRVTRPEALIPAALAAMRVLTDPAETGAVTLALPQDVQAEAYDWPEEFFAERVWGVRRQAPDPRELASAARAVRDARRPLIVAGGGVHHSAAEEALRKLADVTGIPVASTQAGKGSLRFDHPADVGGIGHTGTATADELARTADLVIGVGTRYSDFTTASGTLFETPDVRFVNLNVAAFDGHKMAGTPLIADARAGLEALTGALEGWRVPPAYVAEYTEDKVRWEQRVDAAYAADEPDVRPTQLQVLGLLDELVTDEDVIINAAGSLPGDLHKLWRARSPRQYHVEYGYSCMGYEIPASIGVAMAAPDRPVWALVGDGTYLMMPTEIVTAVQENIPVKVVILQNHGYASIGGLSESVGGERFGTAYRFRAQDGTYTGAPLPVDLAANAASLGMHVIRAKTVADLRDALAEARTADRPTCVYVETETADTVSPPPPAQAWWDVPVAETADRPSAIKARKEYDRHVSARRRHL encoded by the coding sequence ATGACCACGACGAGGCTCACCACCGCGCAGGCCCTCGTCCGCTTCCTGTCCCGGCAGTTCACCGAGCGCGACGGCGAGCGGCAGCGGCTCATCGGCGCCACCTGGGGCATCTTCGGGCACGGCAACGTAGCGGGCATCGGCCAGGCGCTCGTCGAGTACGGCGACGAGATGCCCTACCTCCAGGGCCGCAACGAACAGGCCATGGTGCACGCCGCCGTCGGGTACGCCCGCCAGTCGGGCCGCCTGTCCACGCACGCCGTCACCACCTCCATCGGTCCCGGCGCGACCAACCTCGTCACCGGCGCCGCGCTCGCGACCGTCAACCACCTCCCCGTCCTGCTCCTGCCCGGCGACATCTTCGCGGCCCGCCCCGCCGACCCGGTCCTCCAGCAGCTCGAAGTCCCGTACGCGGGCGACGTGTCGGTGAACGACTGTCTGCGCCCGGTGTCGAAGTACTTCGACCGCGTCACCCGCCCCGAGGCCCTGATCCCGGCCGCGCTCGCCGCGATGCGCGTGCTCACCGACCCGGCGGAGACCGGCGCCGTGACTCTCGCGCTTCCGCAGGACGTGCAGGCGGAGGCGTACGACTGGCCGGAGGAGTTCTTCGCGGAGAGGGTGTGGGGCGTACGCCGTCAAGCTCCCGATCCGCGCGAACTCGCCTCCGCGGCACGGGCCGTGCGCGACGCGCGGCGGCCGCTGATCGTCGCGGGCGGCGGCGTCCACCACAGCGCGGCCGAGGAGGCGTTGCGGAAGCTCGCGGACGTGACCGGCATCCCTGTCGCCTCCACCCAGGCGGGCAAGGGGTCCCTGCGGTTCGACCACCCGGCGGACGTGGGCGGCATCGGGCACACGGGCACGGCCACGGCCGACGAACTCGCCCGCACCGCCGACCTGGTGATCGGCGTCGGCACCCGCTACAGCGACTTCACCACCGCCTCCGGCACGCTCTTCGAGACGCCGGACGTCCGCTTCGTGAACCTCAACGTCGCCGCGTTCGACGGCCACAAGATGGCGGGCACCCCTCTGATCGCGGATGCCCGCGCGGGCCTGGAGGCCCTGACCGGAGCCCTGGAAGGATGGCGTGTGCCGCCCGCGTACGTCGCCGAGTACACCGAGGACAAGGTGCGGTGGGAACAGCGGGTCGACGCGGCGTACGCGGCCGACGAACCCGACGTACGGCCCACGCAGCTCCAAGTCCTCGGCCTCCTTGACGAGTTGGTCACGGACGAGGACGTGATCATCAATGCGGCCGGATCCCTCCCCGGCGATCTCCACAAGCTGTGGAGGGCACGCTCGCCCCGGCAGTACCACGTCGAGTACGGCTACTCCTGCATGGGATACGAGATCCCCGCCTCGATCGGCGTCGCGATGGCGGCGCCGGACCGCCCGGTCTGGGCGCTGGTGGGCGACGGGACGTATCTGATGATGCCCACCGAGATCGTCACGGCCGTCCAGGAGAACATCCCGGTCAAGGTCGTGATCCTGCAGAACCACGGGTACGCGTCCATCGGCGGGCTCTCCGAGTCCGTGGGCGGCGAGCGGTTCGGTACGGCCTACCGCTTCCGGGCGCAGGACGGCACGTACACGGGTGCCCCGCTGCCCGTCGATCTCGCGGCCAACGCGGCCTCGCTCGGGATGCACGTGATCCGCGCCAAAACAGTGGCTGACCTGCGCGATGCCCTCGCCGAAGCGCGGACGGCCGACCGCCCCACATGTGTCTACGTGGAGACGGAAACGGCAGACACAGTGTCGCCCCCGCCCCCGGCGCAGGCGTGGTGGGATGTGCCCGTGGCCGAGACCGCGGACCGGCCGTCCGCGATCAAGGCCAGGAAAGAGTACGACCGGCACGTCTCAGCCCGACGCCGCCACCTGTGA
- the iolB gene encoding 5-deoxy-glucuronate isomerase, with translation MTYVPKGSAAEGPYALELDPKRSGLVFSALRVVDIEPGATHSFATGESEWIVLPLAGGCTVHAEGEIIELLGRRSVFSGVSDFAYVPRDAQIQIASGAGGRFALAGAKCERRLPARYGSAPEVSVEHRGSGTCAREVRNFASADAFDCDRLIAVEVITPGGNWSSYPPHKHDEHRPGVEAELEEIYYFEIEADEGGKEGFGYQRVFPSRPGGTDVLAEVRTGDAVLVPDGWHGPSIAQPGHSMYYLNVMAGPGDEREWRICFHPDHTEGYR, from the coding sequence ATGACGTACGTACCGAAGGGCAGCGCGGCCGAAGGCCCCTATGCCCTGGAACTCGACCCCAAGCGGTCCGGTCTGGTCTTTTCCGCGCTGCGCGTGGTCGACATCGAACCCGGCGCCACACACTCCTTCGCCACCGGGGAGAGTGAATGGATCGTGCTCCCGCTGGCCGGCGGCTGTACGGTGCATGCGGAAGGCGAGATCATTGAACTGCTTGGCCGTCGAAGCGTGTTCAGCGGAGTGAGTGACTTCGCCTACGTGCCTCGTGACGCCCAGATCCAGATCGCCTCCGGCGCGGGAGGCCGCTTCGCCCTGGCAGGAGCGAAGTGCGAGCGTCGACTCCCCGCCCGCTACGGCTCCGCGCCGGAGGTTTCCGTCGAGCACCGCGGCAGCGGCACCTGCGCCCGCGAGGTCCGCAACTTCGCGTCCGCCGACGCCTTCGACTGCGACCGCCTCATCGCCGTCGAGGTGATCACACCCGGCGGCAACTGGTCCTCGTACCCGCCGCACAAGCACGACGAGCACCGTCCCGGCGTCGAGGCCGAGCTCGAAGAGATCTACTACTTCGAGATCGAGGCCGACGAGGGAGGGAAAGAAGGCTTCGGCTACCAGCGGGTCTTCCCCTCGCGTCCCGGCGGGACCGACGTCCTCGCCGAGGTCCGCACGGGCGACGCCGTGCTCGTCCCCGACGGCTGGCACGGCCCGTCGATCGCCCAGCCGGGGCACAGCATGTACTACCTGAACGTGATGGCCGGTCCTGGGGATGAACGGGAGTGGCGGATCTGTTTCCACCCCGACCACACGGAGGGATACCGATGA
- a CDS encoding Cgl0159 family (beta/alpha)8-fold protein, which produces MIDLAELVRVRAHHPEAIAEAAARRSRRTLLGGSGRLMIIAADHPARGALSVGGDRLAMANRGDLLERLCLALSRPRVDGVLATADILEDLLLLGALDGKVVMGSMNRGGLAGASFELDDRFTGYRAEDIDRLGFDAGKLLLRVDHDDAGSLETLHSSARAIDAMAARKLPVFVEPFLCRRAPDGGPPRNDLSAEAVTTSIAIASGLAGTSAYTWLKVPVTENPDDMARVMEASTLPAVLLGGDIGDDSDAAYEKWRGALQLPTVHGLVAGRTLLYPADGDVAGAVDTAVGLL; this is translated from the coding sequence ATGATTGACCTCGCCGAGCTCGTCCGGGTCCGGGCACACCACCCCGAGGCCATCGCCGAAGCGGCCGCCCGGCGCTCCCGGCGTACGCTCCTCGGCGGCAGCGGGCGGCTGATGATCATCGCTGCCGACCATCCCGCCCGTGGCGCCCTCTCCGTCGGCGGGGACAGGCTCGCCATGGCCAACCGCGGGGACCTCCTCGAACGGCTCTGCCTCGCGCTCTCGCGCCCCCGCGTGGACGGCGTGCTCGCCACCGCGGACATCCTCGAAGACCTCCTGCTGCTCGGCGCCCTCGACGGCAAGGTCGTCATGGGGTCGATGAACCGGGGCGGGCTCGCGGGGGCCTCGTTCGAGCTGGACGACCGGTTCACGGGGTATCGGGCCGAGGACATCGACAGGCTCGGGTTCGACGCCGGGAAGCTCCTGCTGCGGGTCGACCACGACGATGCCGGCTCCCTCGAAACGCTGCACTCCAGCGCCCGCGCCATCGACGCCATGGCCGCCCGGAAACTGCCCGTCTTCGTCGAGCCTTTCCTCTGCCGCCGCGCCCCCGACGGCGGGCCGCCGCGCAACGACCTGAGCGCCGAGGCCGTCACCACGTCCATCGCCATCGCCTCGGGGCTCGCCGGGACATCGGCGTACACCTGGCTGAAGGTCCCCGTGACCGAGAATCCGGACGACATGGCGCGCGTCATGGAGGCCTCGACCCTGCCCGCGGTCCTCCTCGGAGGTGACATCGGTGACGACAGCGACGCCGCGTACGAGAAGTGGCGCGGGGCGCTGCAACTGCCCACCGTGCACGGCCTCGTCGCCGGGCGCACGCTGCTGTACCCGGCCGACGGCGACGTGGCGGGCGCCGTCGACACCGCCGTCGGACTGCTGTAG
- the iolC gene encoding 5-dehydro-2-deoxygluconokinase, translating to MGRIGVDLYPLQAGVALADVSTFGKFLGGSASNVAVAASRLGRRVAVVTRTGDDPFGDYLHRELREFGVDDRWVSGVAGLPTPVTFCEVFPPDDFPLYFYRQPKAPDLEMYEKELDLDAIAAARVFWMTGTGLCAEPSRSATLAALRRRAKSGLTVFDLDWRPMFWERAEEARGFYAEALAQATVAVGNVDEVEIATGEREPLAAACALLETGVELAVVKQGPKGVLAMNREGEAAELPPLPVTVLNGLGAGDAFGGALCHGLLAGWELERIMRYANAAGAIVASRLECSSAMPFPDEVEAALAAGAVTHD from the coding sequence ATGGGCCGGATCGGGGTGGATCTGTATCCCCTGCAGGCGGGGGTGGCTCTCGCCGACGTCAGCACCTTCGGCAAGTTCCTGGGCGGCTCGGCGTCGAACGTCGCCGTCGCCGCGTCCCGGCTCGGCCGCCGGGTGGCGGTCGTCACGCGCACCGGCGATGACCCCTTCGGCGACTATCTGCACCGCGAGCTGCGGGAGTTCGGGGTCGACGACCGGTGGGTGAGCGGGGTCGCGGGCCTGCCGACCCCGGTGACCTTCTGCGAGGTCTTCCCGCCGGACGACTTCCCGCTCTACTTCTACCGGCAGCCGAAGGCGCCCGACCTCGAGATGTACGAGAAGGAACTCGACCTCGACGCGATCGCCGCCGCGCGGGTGTTCTGGATGACGGGTACGGGGCTCTGCGCGGAGCCCAGCAGATCGGCGACGCTGGCCGCGCTGCGGCGGCGGGCGAAGTCGGGGCTCACGGTCTTCGACCTCGACTGGCGGCCGATGTTCTGGGAGCGGGCCGAGGAGGCGCGGGGCTTCTATGCGGAGGCCCTCGCGCAGGCCACCGTCGCGGTCGGCAACGTCGACGAGGTCGAGATCGCCACCGGCGAGCGTGAACCTCTCGCCGCCGCCTGTGCGTTGCTGGAGACCGGAGTCGAACTCGCCGTGGTCAAGCAGGGACCCAAGGGAGTGCTGGCCATGAACCGCGAGGGCGAGGCCGCCGAGCTGCCACCGCTGCCCGTGACGGTCCTCAACGGCCTCGGGGCCGGGGACGCCTTCGGCGGGGCGCTGTGCCACGGGCTGCTCGCGGGCTGGGAGTTGGAGCGGATCATGCGGTACGCCAACGCGGCGGGGGCGATCGTCGCATCCCGCCTGGAGTGCTCGTCCGCGATGCCGTTCCCGGACGAGGTCGAGGCGGCGCTGGCTGCGGGAGCCGTGACACATGATTGA
- a CDS encoding sugar phosphate isomerase/epimerase family protein — protein MTTLSRIRIGSAPDSWGVWFPEDPGQVPWSRFLDEVADSGYEWIELGPYGYLPSDPAVLTAETQKRGLKVSAGTVFTGLHHGPSVWDKTWAHVADNAALAQAMGAEHLVVIPSFWRDDKTGEVLEDRTLTPEQWRQLTLQTERLAYEVRERYGLRVVVHPHADTHIDDEENVTRFLDATDADLVSLCLDTGHYAYCGGDSVKLIETYGERIGYLHLKQVDPAVLAEVRAQELPFGPAVARGVMCEPPTGVPAIEPVLAAAQKLGVGLFAIVEQDMYPCPPDKPLPIARRTRSYLRSCGA, from the coding sequence ATGACGACGCTGTCACGCATCCGGATCGGCTCGGCACCCGACTCGTGGGGTGTGTGGTTCCCCGAGGATCCGGGCCAGGTCCCCTGGAGCCGCTTCCTCGACGAGGTGGCGGACTCCGGATACGAGTGGATCGAGCTCGGTCCGTACGGCTATCTCCCCAGCGATCCGGCCGTGCTGACCGCCGAGACCCAGAAGCGCGGCCTGAAGGTGTCGGCCGGAACGGTCTTCACGGGCCTGCATCACGGACCCTCCGTATGGGACAAGACGTGGGCCCATGTGGCCGACAACGCCGCTCTCGCCCAGGCGATGGGCGCCGAGCACCTCGTCGTCATCCCCTCCTTCTGGCGGGACGACAAGACCGGCGAGGTCCTGGAGGACCGCACGCTCACCCCGGAGCAGTGGCGTCAGCTCACGCTCCAGACCGAGCGGTTGGCGTACGAGGTGCGCGAGCGCTACGGCCTGCGTGTGGTCGTCCATCCCCATGCCGACACGCACATCGACGACGAGGAGAACGTCACCCGCTTCCTCGACGCGACCGACGCCGACCTCGTCTCGCTCTGCCTGGACACGGGCCATTACGCCTACTGCGGCGGCGACAGCGTCAAGCTGATCGAGACGTACGGCGAGCGGATCGGCTATCTGCACCTCAAACAGGTCGACCCTGCCGTCCTGGCCGAAGTGCGCGCGCAGGAGCTGCCGTTCGGGCCCGCCGTGGCCCGGGGCGTGATGTGCGAGCCGCCGACCGGGGTGCCCGCCATCGAACCGGTCCTCGCGGCGGCCCAGAAGCTGGGCGTCGGCCTGTTCGCCATCGTCGAGCAGGACATGTACCCGTGCCCGCCGGACAAGCCGCTGCCCATCGCCCGCCGCACCCGCTCGTATCTGCGCTCCTGCGGGGCCTAG